The DNA region AGGGGCTTCGCCGCATATTTTCGTCTGTTTGTCAATCTTTTTGTACAAAAAAAAGAACCGGGTACGCTTTTTTCGTACTCGGTTCTTTTGGGAATTTATCCTATATGCTTTAACTTAATGACATTGGCGGATTAGGCTCTCTTTTTTTTTGAGGAAACCCCATGACGCTGCTATGACACACCGGAGAATAAAAATGGGGAGCGCTGAGAAAACAGAGAAAGATCAGATTGTACGATCAACCTTTGCGGTTTAAAATTTCTGCATTTTCAAATCAAAGTACATATCGGCCTATTTACTGTGCCACACTAAAGGTGGATTGGATAATTCAGATTAAATAGGCGGTGGCTATGTATACCTTACATCATGGCTTTTGGATGTATTTTTTTACCAGGCATCATGGAAAAGTGTGGCAATTTGTTGCCGGGTCAATGTTACCGGACTATATTTATATTGTGCTGGTAATTCTGATGCTGGTTCAGGGACAGATTGGCTGGACGGAACTGTTATCAATGAGTCCCGCCATTCTAATGTCTTTTTTGCCGCTTCATCCCTGGGTGGTGAACATTGATTTATTGGGCCATTCTGTAGTCGTTTGGGGTGCTTTTTTCCTCTGTACCCTGCTGCCTGTAGTGAATCAAATGCAATCATTTGCAGTTGGCTGGGGCAGCCATTTGTTGGTTGACGGCCTTACGCACGGGGCATATGCCAATTATTATCTTTACCCTTTGTCTTTATCTGCGGTACATAGCCCCGTATCTTACTGGGAGCCGCAATATTTGGCGCATGAGTTCAAGCTGGTAAATAACACGTTAATGGCCTTGGTTGCCCTATATCTAATCTATTCCTGGTGGAGAAAAAAATATCGGAAATGAGGAACCTTTACGATTAAGGGATGTATTGTGAAATAATTTCTTGCAAAAAGTCAAATAGTCAAATATAATAGAAACACAAGGTCGAATAGTCAAAATTAAAGCGGGTGATATTGTGGCTAATCTGGCGGATTTTATTGAACAGTTTATTTTACGCAAGTTATCCGGCGAAGAGGATGATATTGTAGTTTTGCGCCGGAATGAAATTGCCGAGGAGATTGATTGCGCTCCTTCTCAGGTGAGCTATGTGCTCAGTACCCGGTTTACGGTGGATCGGGGATTTATTGTAGAGTCGAGACGGGGCTCGGGAGGCTTTGTCCGCATTGCGAGGATTCCGTTGCAGGAAGTTGTTTATAATGACGGAGTAGAGCAAATCAATGATACCGTATCCCGGCAGGATGTGGCAGATGTGCTGCACCACTTTGTCAGCCACGGACTGATGACGGGACGGGAGGCGGTGCTTATTGTTCACTTTTTTGATTTAATGGGTGAGCGGATTTTGCCGGAAGAACGAAGAGACATGCTGCGGTCGCTATTGACGGCATTGGCCGATTTAGCCTAGGAGGGATGTAGGATGTTGTGTGATGAATGTAAAAAAAGGATTGCTTGTATGCATATTACCAAAATCGTAAATAATCAGAAAGTTGAAAAGCATTTGTGCGAGCAATGCGCTAAGGAAAACGGCGAAATCAGCTTTTTAGTGGATAATAAAATCTCTGTTCATGATTTTCTCAAAGGTATGGTGAATCAATGTTTTGATTCACCGCAAAATCACAATGAGACAGCTTGCCCGCTGTGCGGTATGACGTACAGTGATTTTAGCCGCAATGGGAAAATCGGCTGCAGTGTTTGCTATACTACCTTTGGTTCACGGCTGGAGCCTTTGCTGCACCGGATTCATGGATCCAGTGTTCATACCGGGAAGATGCCGAAGCGAACCGGCGGGGCGCTGGAAATCATGCAGCAGTTGAAACGTCTGCGCCAGGAATTGGAGCAGCATGTGGCCCGGGAGGAATATGAACAGGCGGCCGTCCTGCGGGATGAAATTCGAAATTTAGAGCAAAAATCCAGTGAAATCAAGACGGACGGAACGGGGAGGCAATGTCAATGTCAATAGAAACTTTGCTGGAGCAACCCCTGACGCCATGGATGAACGGGTCTGGTTTAGACGGGGATATTGCATTGTCCAGCCGGATTCGCTTAGCTCGAAATCTGGAAGAGATACCTTTTCCCAACCGGGCAAATGAGGGACAGCTTGCCGGCGTCGTAACGCAGGTCAAGGTAGCGGCGGCTGAATTGAACATGATCGACCAGGGAAAATATTTGTTTGTTGAATTGGACAAATTACTGCCCTTGCAGCGCTATGTATTGGTGGAAAAACATATTGTCAGTCCCAATCATATACAGGAGCCGAAAAATCGTGCCCTGCTTTTGCGGGAGGACACGGCGATAAGCGTCATGATCAATGAAGAAGACCATTTGCGGATACAGTGCCTGATGCCGGGGCTTAATCTGGGGGAGGCCTTAGCCTTGGCAAATCAGATTGACGACGGGCTGGAAGCAAAGCTGGATAT from Veillonellales bacterium includes:
- a CDS encoding UvrB/UvrC motif-containing protein produces the protein MLCDECKKRIACMHITKIVNNQKVEKHLCEQCAKENGEISFLVDNKISVHDFLKGMVNQCFDSPQNHNETACPLCGMTYSDFSRNGKIGCSVCYTTFGSRLEPLLHRIHGSSVHTGKMPKRTGGALEIMQQLKRLRQELEQHVAREEYEQAAVLRDEIRNLEQKSSEIKTDGTGRQCQCQ
- a CDS encoding CtsR family transcriptional regulator gives rise to the protein MANLADFIEQFILRKLSGEEDDIVVLRRNEIAEEIDCAPSQVSYVLSTRFTVDRGFIVESRRGSGGFVRIARIPLQEVVYNDGVEQINDTVSRQDVADVLHHFVSHGLMTGREAVLIVHFFDLMGERILPEERRDMLRSLLTALADLA